A single region of the Halorubrum depositum genome encodes:
- a CDS encoding Tfx family DNA-binding protein produces MVADDGPADADAVDDAEDVDAAELLERSGFDADESVLTDRQAEVLALRERGLRQSDIADRLGTSRANVSSVEASARDNVERARETVAFAEALAAPVRVKIEPGTDLYDAPKRVYDACDDAGVKVNQTAPDLMKTIGDRAGDAVHGREVRSRLFVTVDANGQIRVRHP; encoded by the coding sequence ATGGTCGCAGACGACGGTCCGGCCGACGCCGACGCGGTCGACGACGCCGAGGACGTCGACGCCGCCGAGCTGCTGGAACGGTCCGGGTTCGACGCCGACGAGAGCGTCCTCACCGACCGGCAGGCGGAGGTGCTCGCGCTCCGCGAGCGGGGGCTCCGCCAGTCCGACATCGCCGACCGGCTCGGCACGTCGCGCGCGAACGTCTCCAGCGTCGAGGCCAGCGCCCGCGACAACGTCGAGCGGGCCCGCGAGACGGTCGCGTTCGCGGAGGCGCTCGCGGCGCCGGTCCGCGTGAAGATCGAGCCCGGCACGGACCTGTACGACGCCCCGAAGCGCGTGTACGACGCCTGCGACGACGCGGGCGTGAAGGTGAACCAGACCGCGCCGGATCTGATGAAGACGATCGGCGACCGCGCCGGCGACGCGGTCCACGGCCGCGAGGTGCGCAGCCGGCTGTTCGTCACCGTCGACGCGAACGGACAGATCCGGGTGCGACACCCGTGA